One Zeugodacus cucurbitae isolate PBARC_wt_2022May chromosome 3, idZeuCucr1.2, whole genome shotgun sequence genomic region harbors:
- the LOC128920093 gene encoding uncharacterized protein LOC128920093, with protein MSAVQPHQQSRRHSLNAYFSFVEPTQTTPANKKSNGGDESSQRSAEMESKQRLQPTEAAVNSNRATTNALTATSMQVPASTRITKEKKKEHESLQRNIGHRITPFLGGVPGYLLNYTL; from the exons atgaGCGCTGTGCAGCCTCACCAGCAAAGCCGTAGGCATTCATTAaatgcctacttcagctttgtggAGCCAACACAAACAACTCCAGCCAACAAAAAGAGCAACGGCGGTGATGAGTCATCGCAGCGATCAGCTGAAATGGAATCGAAGCAAAGGTTGCAGCCAACAGAAGCAGCAGTAAACAGCAatcgcgcaacaacaaatgcgctgaCAGCGACAAGTATGCAGGTACCAGCAAGCACCCGGATAACGAAGGAAAAGAAAAAGGAAC atgAATCACTTCAGAGAAATATTGGTCACCGCATAACGCCTTTTTTGGGAGGTGTTCCTGGATATCTGCTGAACTATACTCTTTGA
- the LOC105219391 gene encoding phospholipid-transporting ATPase ABCA1, with amino-acid sequence MSESLRLFLILMWKNWRQIRYSWISLLLIFFGCSGIFVIYLFSTNGLLTTPQTTYEGRLFLDIKNEFPSNDVDRIFYAPNNMRTDMLMEKVRQELQFPHTGLRYFVNSSEMIREMERSCKGNCYAVNFLNYPIDPLREKLNYSISATSIRISPKKRYVNDEEVAGIKDDDDYIRSGFMTLQHTIDRTFITLQDSLKAVNFDFEIVSMPTIAQETINSQRIIWFGSLYSILFNVLLLSTFLVPLVEEKQNGIKEFLAIATPMNFLNGVSFFVIRLLMYTVFTALVLIAGGIYQAFSSIVPVGYMIILFVLYILSAMSYTYLISVFFHSVFHAKVGGLLMLITPYILYFSKGEVSILANIFSTKTFMEGIKNFQIFTNKYREVGPSVLNINITESSFTVISVYSILIAQCLIYALLYNYLAYICPGPGSLQRPYLLPIMSLWRRNKPSTEYTTSKIGTDAIIIQDLHKSFKKPKRIISDGLNMAIKNKQITVLLGHNGVGKTTTLNMIMGSELQDSGKITVCGENEVGSYRHLIGYCPQHSVFMPYMTCAEHLNFFAQVRGMSKQDAATITDELLIKLKLQDKENEFGNCLSGGMKRRLSLGIAIAGNTKVVILDEPSSGLDIESRRELWDILLNLRKLKAVLITTHHMEEAEVLGDTIAILANGRVHCSGSPLELKRKIGQGYVLKLCISRDQIKDEILEIIQKNMPAAKILTVVPPAIHISLPYENQSEYSKVLQELERRQRELGINSISISDASLEDVFLNCLSEIDVVDGMSLDKETPEYSPFVTSESQLSWKEQSKAIFYKKIIFIKNQWVNTLLMVLLPILSLAIALALMHSTSLVTNEDRFVLNLNHIQRGIVLVDGSNTEVLNMLTTEIEKYDGIRVEHFGNRKRANITDFLINLQYENLAYFLENYIGVIDLTTEENGNIKFNLYFSGNIYHSSVILLNLVDDTIARWKIGESGGIETTYVPIRRYITDVSPTRLEYFAVIMPIGLFFSIFFYIALPFHENASGFKQLQAIPRSIFWLSTFAFDVAQHFAVCILLSIVQFLLMPSEFYNLSEQLLIIGSIFFYGCSYLPIIYSLANAFRSISTISTYMLFMLIISAIAPLITSGNVGQMEYHEGKIFVLLQLPDFNLNHQLRIINERFLLTRRNELITTTGLPKVLGVNNFFFEAIVIAVIVMVIFVNVLENKYKCEQIKRVFNCYQCRQVTVNSSDNVDIEEELVANENTAITDILNEKNERNYPLLVYDLYKFYNRKVAVRGLNFIVKKQECFGLLGVNGAGKTSTFQMIAANLTITGGTIKIDGFDIMENESEYRYRFGYCPQTDCLNGFMTAYQTLFYMAMLRGISDSDKANHEVLYWLEQLDLRTYKDVKVCHYSGGTKRKLNAAMAMIGSPSLVLLDEPTTGVDPESRRFLWKCIKDYQSRGNTVVLTSHSMDECEQLCNRLAIMAGGNFKCSGFVPDLKKRFGSGFTMKVKLKSDETNVVEAVTAELYGIFSEIQLRENHAGIVTYFINNVDGLKWSDIFKKTEAFCRERADLVSDYSLNETTLEDIFLKFESNRKTSIPQLSV; translated from the exons atgagtgaaagttTACGACTTTTTCTCATACTTATGTGGAAGAATTGGAGACAAATTCGATACTCATGGATATCTTTATTGTTAATATTCTTCGGCTGTTCAGGCATATtcgttatttacttattttcaacAAACGGACTACTGACTACGCCTCAAACGACTTATGAGGGGAGATTATTT cTCGATATTAAGAATGAATTTCCCTCCAATGATGTGGATCGAATATTTTATGCCCCAAATAATATGCGAACAGATATGTTGATGGAAAAAGTACGTCAGGAACTACAATTTCCACATACTG GCCTCAGATATTTTGTCAACTCATCTGAAATGATTCGTGAAATGGAACGCAGCTGTAAAGGGAACTGTTATGctgtaaatttcttaaattatccGATCGATCCATTACGCGAGAAATTGAATTATTCCATAAGTGCGACAAGTATTAGAATATCACCTAAGAAGCGTTATGTTAATGACGAAGAGGTAGCTGGAATAAAAG ATGATGATGACTACATACGATCTGGTTTCATGACCCTACAACACACAATCGATAGAACGTTCATTACACTTCAAGATAGTCTGAAAGCAGTTAATTTTGACTTTGAAATCGTGTCAATGCCTACGATTGCGCAAGAAACAATCAACTCACAGCGTATTATTTGGTTTGGTTCCTTATATTCAATTCTATTTAATGTTTTGCTGCTTAGCACTTTTCTTGTACCTTTAGTCGAGGAAAAACAAAATGGAATTAAG GAATTTTTAGCCATTGCAACTCCCATGAATTTTTTGAATGGTGTTAGCTTTTTTGTGATCagattattaatgtatacagtATTTACCGCGCTGGTGCTAATTGCTGGCGGGATATACCAGGCTTTTAGTTCAATTGTGCCGGTCGGATACATGATTATACTGTTTGTGCTTTACATACTTTCTGCTATGTCTTACACATATCTCATATCCGTATTTTTCCACTCAG TTTTCCACGCCAAAGTTGGTGGACTTTTAATGTTGATTACGCCATACATTCTATATTTCTCAAAAGGAGAAGTCTCAATATTAGCCAACATATTTAGTACGAAAACATTCATGGAgggaataaaaaattttcaaatattcaccaataagt ATCGCGAAGTTGGTCCCAGTGTACTTAACATAAACATCACAGAATCTTCATTTACAGTGATATCAGTTTATAGCATTTTGATAGCCCAGTGCTTAATATATGCATTACTATATAATTACTTGGCATATATATGTCCTGGTCCAGGAAGTTTACAAAGACCATACCTCCTTCCCATCATg tCATTATGGAGGAGAAATAAACCAAGCACAGAGTATACAACCAGCAAAATTGGAACAGATGCCATTATCATTCAAGACCTtcataaatcatttaaaaagcCTAAGCGTATCATTTCTGATGGCCTTAATATGGCaattaaaaataagcaaattacTGTACTTCTTGGACATAACGGAGTAGGCAAAACCACGACACTGAATATGATTATgg gATCCGAACTTCAAGATTCGGGAAAAATAACGGTTTGTGGAGAGAATGAGGTTGGCTCATATCGTCATCTAATTGGATATTGCCCACAGCATAGCGTTTTCATGCCGTATATGACTTGCGCCGaacatttgaattttttcgcaCAG GTTAGAGGCATGTCAAAACAGGATGCCGCTACAATTACAGATGAGTTACTAATTAAACTCAAGTTACAAGACAAGGAAAATGAGTTCGGAAACTGTCTATCTGGTGGCATGAAACGAAGGTTGTCCCTGGGGATTGCAATTGCGGGTAATACAAA GGTTGTAATTTTAGATGAGCCGTCTTCTGGATTAGATATTGAGTCACGCCGCGAGTTATGGGATATACTGCTTAATTTGAGGAAATTAAAAGCCGTTTTAATCACTACGCATCACATGGAAGAAGCAGAAGTGTTAGGTGACACAATTGCCATATTAGCTAACGGTCGTGTTCATTGCTCTGGCTCACCTTTGGAACTTAAGCGCAAAATTGGCCAAGGATACGTCCTAAAATTGTGCATAAGTAGAGATCAAATTAAGGACGAAATTCTAGAAATAATTCAGAAAAATATGCCTGCCGCAAAAATATTg ACTGTAGTGCCGCCTGCAATTCACATTAGTTTACCATACGAAAACCAGAGTGAATACAGCAAAGTACTACAAGAATTAGAGCGTAGGCAGAGGGAGTTGGGTATTAACTCAATTTCTATATCAGATGCTTCGCTGGAGGATGTTTTCCTAAA TTGTTTATCTGAAATTGACGTTGTGGATGGCATGAGTTTGGACAAAGAAACGCCTGAGTATTCGCCTTTTGTGACATCAGAATCACAATTAAGCTGGAAAGAACAAtcaaaagcaattttttataaaaaaattatatttattaaaaatcaatggGTTAACACTTTGCTAATG gttTTACTTCCGATACTAAGTCTTGCAATTGCTCTGGCATTAATGCATTCCACGTCGCTGGTCACTAACGAAGACAGGTTTGTTTTGAATCTGAATCATATTCAGCGCGGTATTGTACTAGTCGATGGTTCCAATACCGAAGTTCTTAATATGTTAACAACAGAAATTGAGAAATATGATGGCATACGAGTGGAGCATTTCGGAAACAGAAAGAGAGCAAATATTACTGATt ttttgataAATCTTCAATATGAAAATCTGGCATACTTTTTGGAAAACTATATCGGTGTTATTGATTTAACCACAGAAGAAAATGGCaatattaagttcaatttatatTTCTCTGGCAACATATATCACAGTTCGGTTATTTTGCTGAATTTAGTTGATGACACCATTGCTCGGTGGAAAATTGGCGAATCTGGTGGCATTGAAACCACTTATGTTCCCATCAGAAG ATACATCACGGATGTTAGTCCAACACGATTAGAATACTTTGCAGTCATAATGCCAATTG GATTGTTTTtcagcatatttttttatattgctttGCCTTTTCACGAAAATGCAAGTGGATTCAAGCAGTTACAAGCCATACCTCGATCAATTTTCTGGCTTTCGACTTTTGCTTTTGATGTTGCGCAGCATTTCGCTGTCTGTATACTTTTGTCCATCGTACAATTTCTACTGATGCCAagcgaattttataatttatctgAACAACTGCTTATTATTGGGTCGATTTTCTTCTATGGCTGCAGTTACCTTCCAATTATATACAGTTTAGCAAATGCTTTCCGCTCGATATCGACAATTTCAACGTATATGCTTTTTATGCTCATTATATCAG caattgCACCGCTAATAACATCTGGAAACGTCGGTCAAATGGAGTATCACGAAGGGAAAATATTTGTACTGTTACAGTTGCcggattttaatttaaatcatcAGTTGCGCATTATCAATGAAAGGTTTTTACTTACTAGGCGAAATGAGCTTATAACCACAACCGGATTACCGAAAGTGCTTGGTgtgaataatttcttttttgaagCAATTGTGATTGCAGTTATTGTGATG GTGATTTTTGTCAATGTTTTAGAGAACAAATATAAATGTGAGCAGATTAAACGTGTCTTCAATTGCTATCAATGCCGGCAGGTTACTGTCAATAGCTCCGACAATGTTGATATTGAGGAGGAATTAGTGGCAAATGAAAATACAGCAATTACTGACATTTTGAACG agaaaaatgaaagaaattatcCATTGTTGGTTTATGATTTATATAAGTTTTACAACCGTAAAGTCGCGGTCCGTGGTTTAaactttattgtaaaaaaacagGAATGTTTCGGTTTACTTGGTGTCAATGGTGCAGGAAAAACATCCACTTTCCAAATGATTGCTGCAAATTTAACCATTACTGGAGGCACAATTAAAATTGATGGTTTTGATATTATGGAAAATGAGTCTGAATATCGATACCGATTTGGTTATTGTCCACAAACCGACTGTTTAAATGGTTTTATGACTGCATATCAAACATTATTCTATATGGCAATGTTGCGAGGCATTTCGGATTCCGACAAAGCAAATCATGAAGTCTTATATTGGCTGGAACAATTAGATCTTCGAACATACAAAGACGTTAAAGTTTGTCATTATTCTGGTGGAACAAAGCGTAAATTAAATGCGGCAATGGCCAtg ATCGGCAGTCCTTCTCTTGTTTTGTTGGATGAACCAACGACAGGGGTCGATCCAGAGTCTCGTCGATTTTTGTGGAAATGCATAAAGGATTATCAAAGTCGCGGCAACACTGTTGTACTTACCTCCCACAG cATGGATGAATGCGAACAGTTGTGCAATAGACTGGCGATAATGGCTGGTGGAAACTTCAAATGTTCAGGATTTGTGCCAGACTTAAAAAAGCGATTTGGTAGTGGATTtacaatgaaagtgaaattaaagtCTGATGAAACCAATGTGGTTGAAGCTGTAACAGCCGAGTTGTATggaatattttctgaaattcaGTTGCGAGAGAATCACGCCGGGATTGTTACGTATTTCATTAATAACGTAGATGGTTTGAAATGGtctgatattttcaaaaaaactgaAGCCTTCTGTCGTGAAAGGGCAGACCTTGTATCGGATTATTCTTTAAATGAGACAACGCTTGAAGACATATTCCTAAAATTCGAAAGCAACAGAAAAACGAGTATACCTCAATTAAGCGTATAA